One region of Desulfobacterales bacterium genomic DNA includes:
- a CDS encoding Rnf-Nqr domain containing protein: MNYLIDIVLIAMGAALINNFVLYYFVGICPFIGVSRRVEMAVGMGFAVTFVISIAALLSWAITTFVLMPGAWISTTVGGFFMAPEAAAKIDLTILCYIVYIFAIASSVQFVEMYVRKFYPPLYKSFGVFLPLITTNCAILFACLTIMSNVVGVDNPADAWDLGRSMTLAVFGGIGFTIAIVIMAGIREELMLCDIPKPFQGAAITLIVAGILAMSFMGFTGVDKGLRKAITSVAAPQVASADLPKPSETWNK; this comes from the coding sequence ATGAATTATTTGATTGATATCGTGCTTATTGCCATGGGCGCCGCCCTGATCAACAACTTCGTGCTCTATTATTTTGTCGGTATCTGCCCGTTCATTGGTGTGTCGCGAAGAGTTGAAATGGCGGTTGGCATGGGCTTTGCCGTTACATTCGTCATTTCCATTGCCGCGCTGTTGAGCTGGGCTATTACGACCTTTGTGCTGATGCCAGGCGCTTGGATTTCTACAACTGTGGGTGGTTTTTTTATGGCGCCGGAAGCCGCAGCAAAAATCGATTTAACCATTCTGTGTTATATCGTTTATATTTTTGCGATTGCTTCATCCGTACAATTCGTAGAAATGTATGTTCGAAAATTTTATCCTCCCCTGTATAAATCATTCGGTGTTTTTCTGCCCTTGATTACAACGAACTGTGCCATTTTGTTTGCCTGTTTGACTATTATGAGCAATGTGGTTGGTGTGGATAACCCAGCGGATGCTTGGGATCTGGGTCGTTCCATGACCCTGGCGGTGTTCGGTGGCATCGGGTTTACCATCGCGATTGTGATCATGGCCGGCATACGGGAAGAACTCATGCTCTGTGATATTCCCAAGCCGTTTCAAGGGGCTGCCATTACCTTGATTGTGGCTGGTATACTGGCGATGTCGTTTATGGGCTTTACCGGCGTGGACAAGGGATTGCGAAAAGCGATTACATCCGTGGCCGCACCTCAGGTTGCAAGTGCCGATCTGCCCAAACCGTCTGAAACCTGGAATAAATGA
- a CDS encoding RnfABCDGE type electron transport complex subunit B translates to MTWVTVGLSASTLVTMAVIFGYVLGWANKRFYVEVDPRVEAIIGVLPGANCGGCGYVGCGDYAEAIVMGKEVPVTLCNVGGASCAAGIAAIMGVEVTQSAPYRPVIHCGATYKDRLNRNEYRGEQRCAAANLVADVQGCTYGCLGLGDCASVCDYDALHIVDGLATVDYKKCVGCQACAKVCPRNIITMAPFKAAQILVVTCSNKDAGKDVKRVCNVGCMGCKACTKFSDLFTVENNLSAINYDAYTAECLPDLVAACNKCPQERLVFVGQPTEIDLKKVEKEKLPEIVLPDFKTTVDDTEWRG, encoded by the coding sequence ATGACTTGGGTAACCGTCGGCCTTTCCGCCAGTACCTTGGTGACGATGGCGGTGATTTTCGGGTATGTATTAGGTTGGGCCAATAAGCGGTTCTACGTAGAGGTTGATCCTCGGGTGGAAGCCATCATTGGCGTGCTTCCGGGCGCTAATTGCGGTGGTTGCGGATACGTGGGCTGCGGGGATTATGCAGAAGCGATTGTGATGGGCAAAGAAGTGCCGGTGACCTTGTGTAACGTTGGTGGGGCCAGTTGCGCGGCTGGGATTGCAGCCATTATGGGGGTTGAGGTCACGCAAAGTGCACCTTATCGGCCGGTGATTCATTGTGGCGCTACTTACAAAGACCGGCTGAACAGAAATGAATACCGGGGCGAGCAGCGTTGCGCAGCGGCGAACCTGGTCGCGGATGTGCAGGGGTGCACTTACGGATGCCTGGGCCTAGGCGATTGCGCTTCGGTGTGCGATTATGACGCCCTTCATATTGTTGATGGCCTGGCGACCGTAGATTATAAGAAATGTGTGGGATGCCAAGCCTGTGCAAAGGTCTGTCCCCGGAACATTATCACCATGGCGCCTTTTAAGGCGGCTCAAATACTGGTGGTGACCTGCTCCAACAAGGATGCCGGCAAGGATGTGAAGCGTGTTTGTAATGTGGGGTGCATGGGATGTAAGGCCTGTACCAAATTCTCGGATCTGTTTACGGTTGAAAACAACCTGTCGGCGATTAATTACGACGCGTATACGGCGGAGTGCCTGCCTGATCTGGTCGCAGCCTGCAATAAATGTCCTCAGGAGCGGCTTGTCTTTGTGGGGCAACCGACTGAAATAGACCTTAAAAAGGTTGAAAAAGAGAAACTTCCCGAAATCGTGCTGCCTGATTTTAAAACCACCGTTGATGATACGGAATGGCGCGGATAA
- a CDS encoding class I adenylate cyclase has product MALPILSKNKQTFIRYNRFRKQIFSELSPRATETILYLLPWMLSVNHPACPGFVVNMVRPLKVFNIDNEWEIRRRESNFKRLFEIKTPASLLHHGPQFNVIQGLYTIGSVGTVSQTANSDCDIWVCCDKNHYDEPAWNQLHRKINLIKDWLDLHLKMQVYFFVCDENDIRENRFGNVDSESSGSTQKNILKEEFYRTCIVICGKIPLWWLCHDDNKKISYELSRKEMLARQYSDYDIIDLGDLQQIEGSEYFGAALWQLQKSLTRPLKSIIKMTLLKILLDSPEERPICHQFRKAVLRTDEKGLFPDPIVFTIHSILNYYQSIQKTDTLEFLKQCFYIRCEFTPHASRVPLKNELIKDLFQAYPLDIKKRIHLSRFDSWDFNAQLKLGNRLFQLLMDSYRDITAAYAGNATEIDKRDFTIVGRKILVHHQRKPNKIIVLQKPTGNLNLTHLTIRLEDTLWQVYSGSNKETPLAVDTDILNIIGFIVWNNLFDVNKIRMEPNSSNVTMQEIANLGKKLYEFIGTFETQDIELAGYIQKERLTKLMVVISFENFYWEKNINDFGVLYKNNWGELFLRRFISAIELEAFLKRARQPALGFETAYYLQRNSSYYEKIIERTKQVILSSIKNAGPPFVKQTGMSS; this is encoded by the coding sequence ATGGCTCTCCCGATACTCTCAAAAAATAAACAGACCTTCATTCGATACAATCGCTTTCGAAAACAGATTTTTTCCGAACTTTCCCCCCGGGCAACCGAAACCATTCTGTATCTGTTGCCCTGGATGTTGAGCGTGAATCACCCGGCCTGCCCAGGGTTTGTTGTTAATATGGTAAGACCCCTGAAAGTCTTTAATATTGATAATGAATGGGAAATCCGCCGCCGTGAATCAAATTTCAAACGTTTGTTTGAAATTAAAACGCCGGCGTCCCTGTTACATCACGGACCGCAATTTAACGTCATTCAAGGTCTTTATACGATTGGTAGCGTCGGAACGGTCAGCCAAACCGCCAATTCGGACTGTGATATCTGGGTCTGTTGCGATAAGAATCACTATGATGAACCTGCATGGAATCAATTGCACCGCAAGATCAACCTGATTAAGGACTGGTTGGACCTTCACCTGAAAATGCAAGTCTATTTTTTTGTTTGCGATGAAAACGATATTCGCGAAAACCGCTTCGGAAACGTCGATTCGGAAAGCTCCGGCAGTACCCAGAAAAATATTCTTAAGGAAGAATTTTACAGAACCTGTATCGTTATTTGCGGGAAAATCCCTCTATGGTGGCTCTGCCACGATGACAATAAAAAAATTTCTTATGAGCTATCACGCAAAGAGATGCTGGCCAGGCAATACAGCGATTACGATATCATCGATTTGGGCGACCTGCAGCAAATCGAAGGAAGCGAATATTTCGGCGCCGCACTCTGGCAGCTTCAAAAATCCTTAACCCGGCCATTGAAATCCATTATCAAAATGACCCTGTTAAAAATCCTTCTGGACAGTCCTGAAGAACGGCCCATTTGTCATCAGTTCAGAAAAGCGGTCTTACGGACTGACGAAAAAGGCCTTTTTCCGGACCCCATCGTTTTTACGATTCACTCCATTTTAAATTATTACCAATCAATTCAGAAAACCGATACACTGGAATTTCTGAAACAATGCTTTTACATCCGCTGCGAATTCACTCCTCACGCCAGTCGAGTACCATTGAAAAATGAGCTGATAAAAGACCTGTTCCAAGCATATCCCCTCGACATTAAAAAACGAATTCACCTTAGCCGATTTGATTCATGGGATTTTAATGCGCAATTAAAGCTCGGAAACCGGTTGTTTCAGTTACTTATGGACAGCTACAGGGACATAACCGCTGCGTACGCGGGCAATGCCACTGAAATAGACAAACGGGATTTCACCATTGTTGGGCGCAAAATACTGGTCCATCACCAGCGAAAGCCGAACAAGATCATCGTACTGCAGAAACCCACTGGAAATCTCAATCTGACGCATCTGACCATTCGCCTGGAAGATACCCTATGGCAAGTATATTCGGGTAGCAACAAGGAGACGCCACTGGCTGTGGATACTGATATTCTCAACATTATCGGTTTTATCGTCTGGAACAATTTGTTTGATGTGAACAAAATACGAATGGAGCCCAATTCCTCCAATGTCACGATGCAAGAGATCGCTAATTTAGGCAAAAAGCTGTATGAGTTCATCGGAACATTTGAAACTCAGGACATCGAGCTGGCCGGATATATACAGAAAGAGCGCTTGACCAAACTTATGGTCGTGATCAGTTTTGAAAATTTTTACTGGGAAAAAAATATCAACGATTTCGGAGTGCTTTATAAAAACAACTGGGGAGAGTTATTCCTAAGGCGATTTATTTCGGCGATCGAGCTGGAAGCCTTCCTGAAAAGGGCCAGGCAACCGGCTTTAGGCTTCGAAACAGCGTATTACCTGCAACGCAACAGCTCCTATTATGAAAAAATCATTGAACGAACCAAACAGGTAATTCTCTCTTCCATCAAAAATGCCGGCCCGCCTTTTGTAAAGCAGACCGGCATGTCATCCTAA
- a CDS encoding MoaD/ThiS family protein, with amino-acid sequence MGKTIHIQLYAGLSSFTPQDVNGYPIAEGMTIREVMENLGVPMALAKLIFVNGKKSALDQRLSGGERIGIFPPVAGG; translated from the coding sequence ATGGGAAAAACGATTCATATTCAATTATATGCCGGCCTGAGTTCGTTCACCCCTCAGGATGTGAATGGTTATCCGATTGCCGAGGGAATGACGATTCGTGAGGTAATGGAAAATCTCGGTGTGCCGATGGCGTTGGCCAAACTGATATTTGTTAATGGGAAAAAGAGCGCTTTGGACCAACGGCTGTCAGGCGGCGAAAGGATCGGCATTTTTCCACCGGTTGCAGGTGGATAA
- a CDS encoding serine protein kinase PrkA: MATRKNSSLESHLIAVKEGKRCFENAFQGVSRMILSSEIEKVVVNGKTTYDFGIFRSGKKHLIGMYDEINSFVSFVKDASEGGSSKEMAFVLVGEPGNGKTYFVEYLCTKYREFLSREGNKKYTFRFKNIDKLSGYGRITSIESQTFEDPMILAMNLFEDENVNRTFLAKKIGFSEAQIEQSYENYRPLGACSGFIWNDIINFTNGKIDEMLSFVEIVPVPLTESLGTVTGKYPAKDKITSSAVDLLGEESIQRLLHITETNNPYRFDLRRGALARVAGGGIHFADEIYKNKKDLVQVYLGVIQNRNIEIDGYKWPIDTLIIATSNNSEFNRFLSEKEEAPIIDRCRICYVSHNTNYKMQYQLTAYAIGSETKTTLTKESLHQDPNLNYAASVAAVLTRLPRSEKLTPVETMKLAAGEVAGEKSIKALAEVIDTLSQNPDITKRFGQKGLGQRNVGRAIQLMVESSETNEGQCMFAYDIFNCLDRIVLDYVSDANDRAKFIEDLKIAKGLFRERIMTEMFNAYMDEPYAIRKDVMNYVNMIIGIDAENLGPDMMWKYKDPQTAELKAMKIDERFIKSVEERLGLKTAEQRESFRTSVRKIYGQKITTDPNYDFMDNLELVKAVTDVRLKSDIAGAGSLIGALANRTNEENQKLYARMVDTMLNKLGYCKTCAQKTIEYFCTQEDEK; the protein is encoded by the coding sequence ATGGCAACTCGAAAAAACAGCTCACTTGAATCCCATCTGATTGCCGTCAAGGAAGGAAAGCGCTGCTTTGAGAATGCATTTCAAGGTGTTTCAAGAATGATATTAAGCAGCGAGATCGAAAAAGTGGTGGTTAACGGTAAAACCACTTATGATTTTGGTATATTCCGAAGCGGGAAAAAACATTTGATCGGAATGTATGATGAAATCAACAGCTTTGTGTCTTTTGTCAAAGATGCCTCCGAGGGCGGCTCGTCCAAGGAGATGGCCTTTGTTCTCGTGGGGGAGCCCGGTAACGGGAAAACGTATTTTGTGGAATACCTGTGCACCAAATACAGAGAATTTCTCTCCCGGGAAGGCAATAAAAAATATACCTTCCGGTTTAAAAATATCGACAAGCTCAGCGGTTATGGTCGAATAACCTCGATTGAATCTCAAACGTTTGAGGACCCGATGATTCTGGCGATGAACCTGTTTGAGGATGAAAATGTCAACCGCACCTTTTTAGCGAAAAAAATCGGTTTTTCCGAAGCGCAGATCGAGCAAAGCTATGAAAACTATCGGCCCTTGGGCGCCTGTAGCGGATTTATCTGGAACGATATTATTAACTTCACTAACGGAAAGATCGACGAGATGCTCTCCTTTGTCGAAATTGTCCCGGTTCCGTTGACCGAGAGCCTCGGGACCGTTACGGGCAAATATCCGGCCAAGGATAAAATCACCTCATCCGCTGTGGATTTGCTGGGCGAGGAATCGATTCAACGGCTGTTGCATATTACGGAAACCAACAACCCATACCGGTTTGATCTGCGGCGCGGCGCGTTGGCCCGCGTGGCCGGCGGCGGCATTCATTTCGCCGATGAAATATACAAGAACAAGAAAGATTTGGTTCAGGTGTACTTGGGCGTCATACAGAACCGCAACATTGAGATTGACGGCTATAAGTGGCCCATTGATACGCTGATTATCGCGACCAGCAACAACTCCGAATTCAATCGGTTTTTATCCGAAAAGGAGGAGGCGCCAATTATTGATCGATGCCGTATTTGCTATGTCTCACATAATACCAATTATAAAATGCAGTATCAGTTGACCGCCTATGCGATCGGTAGTGAGACCAAAACGACCCTGACAAAGGAATCCCTGCACCAGGATCCGAATTTGAATTACGCGGCATCGGTGGCTGCCGTGCTGACACGGTTGCCGCGATCTGAAAAGCTTACACCAGTGGAGACCATGAAACTGGCCGCTGGGGAGGTGGCCGGGGAAAAGAGTATCAAGGCGTTGGCCGAAGTGATCGATACGCTCAGCCAGAACCCGGACATCACCAAGCGCTTTGGGCAAAAGGGGCTGGGGCAACGAAATGTCGGCCGCGCCATTCAGTTGATGGTAGAAAGCTCGGAAACCAATGAGGGCCAATGCATGTTTGCCTATGATATCTTTAATTGCCTGGACCGGATTGTTCTGGATTATGTGTCCGACGCCAATGATCGCGCCAAATTCATTGAGGATCTGAAAATTGCCAAAGGCCTCTTTCGGGAGCGGATCATGACGGAGATGTTCAATGCCTACATGGATGAACCCTATGCCATTCGAAAAGACGTGATGAACTACGTCAACATGATTATCGGAATTGATGCGGAAAACCTGGGGCCGGATATGATGTGGAAGTACAAGGATCCGCAAACCGCCGAGCTAAAAGCGATGAAAATCGATGAGCGCTTCATCAAGAGCGTGGAAGAAAGACTTGGCTTAAAAACCGCCGAGCAACGAGAGTCCTTTCGGACATCGGTTCGAAAAATATATGGGCAGAAGATTACTACCGACCCAAACTACGATTTTATGGATAACCTGGAACTTGTGAAGGCGGTGACGGATGTTCGACTTAAATCCGACATTGCCGGTGCGGGCAGCCTGATCGGTGCGTTGGCCAATCGCACCAACGAGGAAAATCAGAAGCTTTATGCTCGAATGGTGGATACCATGCTGAACAAACTTGGTTATTGCAAAACCTGTGCGCAGAAAACCATCGAGTATTTCTGTACCCAGGAGGACGAGAAATAG
- a CDS encoding DUF444 family protein, with translation MTVNDNYKHAALYERYLRMKEKGLSAAQEKMISEELAAAQTHPPVDSAVDAQTPRTPIRSFYAFHDLFEINNLRLPTVSYDVSLRSIDELLERDKVREKDGFPGKIRVGRLIKPGRGGKDKVVVVPTTVEEKFIHDPNFKPTEGDPSGGSGDGEEGDVIGEQPVRQPDASGQTGPGQGEGGQHEIESSAYDLGKILTEKFELPNLKDKGKKRSLTRYTYDLTDRHPGSGQVLDKKATLRKIVETNIGLGNVPDVGDIDPTRFLIAPNDKIYRILSREKDYESQAMVFFLRDYSGSMIGKATELVVTQHVLIYSWLLYQYARQVETRFILHDTEAKEVEDFYTYYNSKVAGGTQVSTAFQLVNDIVEKENLAADYNIYVFHGTDGDDWDTDGKEAIPAIKKMLTYANRVGVTIAEHSHGASGNTEVERYLKKSGLLSERRELLRLDVMREDADEPRIIEGIKNLIA, from the coding sequence GTGACGGTAAACGACAATTATAAGCACGCCGCACTTTACGAGCGCTATCTTCGAATGAAGGAAAAGGGACTGAGCGCAGCGCAGGAAAAGATGATTTCGGAGGAACTTGCGGCAGCGCAAACCCATCCGCCGGTCGATTCCGCGGTTGATGCGCAGACGCCGCGGACGCCCATCCGCAGTTTCTATGCGTTTCATGACCTCTTCGAAATAAACAATCTGCGCTTGCCGACCGTTTCCTATGATGTCAGCTTGCGGTCCATTGATGAACTGTTGGAACGTGACAAGGTCCGCGAGAAGGATGGCTTTCCCGGAAAAATTCGGGTGGGACGGCTGATCAAGCCGGGCCGTGGCGGCAAGGACAAGGTCGTTGTCGTTCCGACGACGGTTGAGGAAAAATTCATCCATGACCCCAACTTCAAACCGACGGAGGGCGATCCCTCCGGTGGGTCCGGAGACGGGGAAGAGGGCGATGTGATCGGTGAGCAGCCCGTCAGGCAGCCGGACGCTTCAGGCCAGACCGGGCCAGGCCAGGGTGAAGGCGGCCAGCACGAAATCGAATCGAGCGCCTATGACCTGGGGAAAATTCTGACGGAAAAGTTTGAGTTGCCAAACCTGAAAGACAAGGGGAAAAAGCGCTCTTTGACGCGCTACACCTACGATTTGACGGACCGGCACCCCGGGTCGGGGCAGGTGCTGGACAAAAAAGCCACCTTGAGAAAGATTGTTGAGACCAATATCGGTTTGGGGAATGTGCCGGATGTGGGGGATATAGACCCGACCCGGTTTTTGATTGCGCCGAATGACAAGATTTATCGCATATTGTCCCGGGAGAAGGATTATGAATCCCAGGCCATGGTATTTTTCCTGCGAGACTATTCCGGGTCCATGATCGGCAAGGCGACCGAGTTGGTGGTGACCCAGCATGTGTTGATCTATAGCTGGTTACTGTACCAGTATGCCCGTCAGGTGGAAACCCGGTTTATTCTTCATGACACCGAGGCCAAGGAAGTAGAAGACTTTTATACGTATTATAACTCAAAGGTGGCCGGCGGCACGCAGGTATCCACGGCCTTCCAGTTGGTCAATGATATCGTGGAAAAGGAAAATCTGGCCGCGGATTATAATATATACGTGTTCCATGGCACGGATGGGGATGATTGGGATACGGACGGAAAGGAAGCGATTCCCGCCATTAAAAAAATGCTTACCTATGCCAACCGGGTCGGTGTGACCATCGCAGAGCATTCCCATGGAGCGAGCGGTAACACGGAAGTGGAGCGGTATCTGAAAAAATCTGGCCTTCTTTCGGAGCGTCGCGAGTTGCTGCGGTTGGACGTGATGCGCGAAGATGCCGATGAACCCAGAATCATTGAGGGAATTAAGAATCTGATCGCTTGA
- a CDS encoding SpoVR family protein encodes MELIDQHTKKIMEGCKARARDAGLRFQDESLEYIVTNRDLLELTPKVMIPTLYDYWVHDVEVLREKGKYELYPGNPYETVINTRPAISFYNDNNPDWLNVMIFYHVLGHIDFFQNNIFFKHTWEFDFTGQALSDKRLIARLRAEKGRWVDYAIEFARGIDNLVGYHRELSRVNHRRVSRKAERLNFYFDVFLQTIKKVNVSEYIKEVTRYNDCLKTYGEAGEESFFGEIRKQHPEFDELFKKSLKRQAPVPVDLLQFIGANSEFLNKENNRWMKQVLLVVRNTSIFFQPQIRTKIMNEGWASYWHEKLFLQDDRIKGHEIDFARVHAGVTSMPRVGLNPYALGMRLFGHIEKKADKGKYTFDFQKILDAHARKEYDAVTGRGQDYIFSLRENLCDFMFINYFVDQDFVTDYQLFVADRRLNQQKMVWEYYVKSKKAADYRQMLLDTLYHPPFITVDKDKTKDNALYLIHHFEGKPLVNEYIANTMLGIEYLWGGPVHLETSDVVATLRPSATTSAIRTATTTPSKESAPQEIKWQRVVYTMKDRKLSKKVI; translated from the coding sequence ATGGAATTGATTGATCAACATACCAAAAAAATAATGGAAGGGTGTAAAGCCCGTGCCAGGGATGCCGGGTTACGGTTTCAGGACGAATCCCTGGAATATATTGTAACCAACCGGGATTTGCTGGAGCTGACGCCCAAAGTCATGATTCCCACGCTTTACGATTACTGGGTTCACGACGTGGAGGTGCTCAGGGAGAAGGGAAAGTATGAACTCTATCCCGGCAATCCCTATGAAACCGTGATTAATACGCGGCCGGCCATTTCTTTTTATAATGATAACAACCCGGACTGGCTGAACGTGATGATTTTTTATCATGTACTCGGGCATATCGATTTTTTTCAAAATAATATTTTTTTTAAACACACATGGGAATTTGATTTTACGGGGCAGGCCCTCTCGGACAAGCGGCTCATCGCCCGGCTTCGGGCCGAGAAGGGGCGTTGGGTGGACTATGCCATCGAGTTTGCCAGAGGTATTGACAATTTGGTCGGCTATCATCGGGAGCTTTCTCGTGTTAATCATCGCCGGGTTTCGCGCAAGGCGGAGCGGCTGAATTTTTATTTTGATGTGTTTTTACAAACCATTAAAAAAGTAAATGTTTCAGAGTATATCAAAGAGGTTACGCGATATAACGACTGCCTTAAAACCTACGGTGAAGCTGGAGAAGAGTCCTTTTTTGGGGAAATACGAAAGCAGCACCCGGAATTTGATGAACTGTTTAAAAAAAGTTTGAAACGGCAAGCGCCGGTGCCGGTGGATCTGCTTCAGTTTATTGGTGCCAACTCGGAATTTCTCAACAAAGAAAACAACCGGTGGATGAAACAGGTTTTGCTTGTCGTCCGAAATACGTCTATTTTTTTTCAGCCGCAGATTCGAACCAAAATCATGAACGAAGGGTGGGCCAGCTACTGGCATGAAAAACTCTTTTTGCAGGATGATCGCATCAAGGGCCATGAAATCGACTTTGCAAGGGTGCACGCAGGCGTTACCTCCATGCCGCGGGTGGGACTCAATCCCTATGCGCTGGGAATGCGTCTTTTCGGCCACATAGAGAAAAAGGCGGATAAGGGCAAGTATACGTTTGATTTTCAAAAAATTTTGGACGCCCATGCACGCAAGGAATATGATGCCGTAACCGGAAGGGGCCAAGACTATATTTTTTCCTTACGTGAAAATTTATGCGATTTTATGTTTATTAATTATTTTGTGGACCAGGACTTTGTAACGGATTACCAACTTTTTGTCGCGGACAGAAGGCTGAATCAACAAAAGATGGTCTGGGAATATTATGTCAAAAGCAAAAAGGCCGCGGATTACCGACAGATGTTGCTTGATACGCTCTATCACCCCCCCTTTATCACGGTCGATAAGGACAAAACAAAAGACAACGCCCTGTATTTAATCCATCATTTTGAAGGTAAACCTTTGGTAAACGAGTATATCGCCAACACGATGCTGGGAATAGAATATTTATGGGGCGGACCGGTCCACCTGGAAACCAGCGATGTGGTGGCCACCCTTCGGCCGTCCGCTACAACCAGCGCCATAAGGACGGCAACCACTACCCCCTCAAAGGAAAGCGCGCCGCAGGAAATCAAATGGCAGCGGGTTGTTTATACAATGAAAGACCGGAAATTGTCCAAAAAGGTGATTTAG